From the Ipomoea triloba cultivar NCNSP0323 chromosome 8, ASM357664v1 genome, the window gaaaattgcaaaaatatCACCTTGTTTTTCCACTTTCATTATAAGGCATACAGATGCTGTAAAGTACAAGGCCAACTGAGTATGATAAATGTGAAGGCTAAAGCAGTAAAGCCCTTCAGAACGAAACAAACATTGTTAGAAAGTTTTGGTGGATCTAAAATTCTAATGGTACTAGGCTATATATTGCGAACCACCATGGAGTCTTATAGAAATCTTTGTTACcatttggcaaattatgctatggatccaAGATGGACCGAATATACTCACaaatttagaattctatgttcagaatttagaattatgttcacaattttagaactctatattcacaattttgaatcttatatacaaaattacattattcaatactaacaatttttgaactttatattcacaattttgttatatagattcaacaATTGTGTTAGACTGTTGAACATATAGTTTTGATACTCTTAagcatagagttatgaaattgtgaacatagagttataaaattatgaacataggggtgtttggttcacgaaatgttagattaccttatGAAATGTTATATTGCTAGGAATGTTAGATAAAGGGGAATGTTAGAttcatgtgtttggtttaaaattgaagtaggtaaataagacaacggaaataagataaattgattaaaatgccaaaaacttaatattagtaataagataagggaatgtgagattacctaagaaattggggtgtatctcacattcccttctaatagctaaaaacttcatcGGGAGGTTAAGTTACATTCCCTGGGaatcttacataacttgaaccaaacatgagaaTCTTATATTTCCAAGCAAATATAACTTCaattatcttatataacttgaacctgttttcaatatatatatatatatatatatatatatatatatatatatatatatatatatatatatatataacttgaaccaaacgcccccatAGAGTAATGAAATTTTgaacgtagagctatgaaatttTGAATATGAAGCTAAGTTATGAAACTGTGAACCtggaattatgaaattatgaacatgaagttatcaaattgtgaatatagacccgggtccacttgcaaggtggatccgggtccatggcataacaactggttACCATTTTTAATGAGTGGTCATAGGTTCGAGCCCGATGGTAAAGGTTTAGATTTTTTGGGctaaaaatgtttgaaaaagtataaaacagatattactttgtaaaaattagtatttaaaaaaaatatatagaccGGATCGGAAATAAgaaaccctaatgctgcctcccttctctctctaaaaccaaacgcctttctctgctgctcaacttcggcttccaccgccggcctccggtcggagctctaatggagctttgagccggcggttttggtcaccttctacgttttctctcgctcttcttccgccccgaccaccgtcgcagttcTATCCGCCTCCGACCATCGCCATAGATCTTcctcttccgttttctctctctttgaataaaaataatagtaggtaggtattggggtttgggttggtagtcttgaactcacaaccctactttgactttaccactttttattttctctattattgtgttttcctcttgttactttcacgagcatttttcctctcgttactttcacgagcttttcattttcattagcataaattgtttagtttggtttcggcaagtgttgatcttatcctgggcaacgagcaaaaaagaatgatgacgaagacccagatttttgatgaagctttaaactccctgaaggaacatagcttcctagttatgaaacagtcgctattcaagttttctataggatagttagaaaagttgtttctatgtctgactgtaaggaatgatttaccatttcattgatcgttgatgtaaacgttttatgttatgaattaatggaatagctatgtttaccttaaaaaaaacctatatatatatatatatattttttttttattttttttttacatatttgatCCTACTAATGTAGCCCGagaaaattgtaaataacaaaaaattatgtataaaataattctaaacttatgcttttgcttttgcttttgaaatttgaaatttataatgttcaagtatgtataaaatggcaaattattctgtgaccTAGTCCACccttcaaaatacacaatttacatattaaatgttcaaaaaaaaagaaaaaaaaatattcacaatttatatactggaTGTTACAgattgtgagcataaatataatatgtgcagtccaactatcagcttaggcttttagttgaaatggaacacatgctttaatttagaTATCTTGTAAGGTGAACCCTAATCCATAGCATAACTATTGGTACAAAATTCTTAATAACCCAATAGACTAAACTTTACAAAACAGGCATTTACATGTGTAGACTTGGGGCAGCTTAAGCGCTTAAGGtatgataattgataatttgttgaaatgaatgaaCTTAAATCTTCgagttgtactatatatattctCATTTCTCATTTCGGAATTGTACTAATATACTCTCATTTCGGAATATATTCCGtaattataattgttattgCAGAATAATGCTATAAAGTTATTttgcaaagaagaaaaaatccaCAAAATAAAGAAAGTGATTGATTCATAGCTGCTGCTTGAGCCCACTTCAAATGGGCTATTATATGAAATGTCAAGAATACAAACAAAAGAGGCACAACATTGCTATAACAGACATCTAAACACAACCAAAAAGGAGGGAAGTGAATAAGATAGAAATCAGAGTTGCATTAGTTGCTTTGCTTTTTATGCAGCTGCAGTGATGCATTCAATTGCCTGTTTGCAAATGCCTGTCATGGTTGCCTCCGGGCCGTAGACCTTAAAAACGACACGACCAAGAACTTGTTAGAGCGTTGTGACATCGGTGAACATAATAACGGTGTTTGATGTTACTGAAGCGTTGTACATGCCACATTGATTAGTGATGTGCGTTTGATCACTTATAAGTGTTGAGcagataatatataaacataaatgtgcaatccaactgtCAGCTTAGCCTTTCAGTTGAGATGGAGTACGTGCTTCAGTTCGGTATCAGAAATCGGgacgtgttgagcatataatatataggcTTTTAGTTAAAATGGAGCTTTTGCTTCAAGTATAAGATGCGGCATTCATTCGTACCTCAATGGGGATGCCGATTTCCTCTGCAAGAGCTCTCATCTTAGCAAGACCCCTTTGGTAGTTCGGACCGCCTCTCCTTACAAAGAGACTCATTCTAGCAGCCTTGAGCTTCGATTCCTGCAGAAAGAATAGGACTCGTATGATTCGATTTGTAAAGCTACCATTTTTTACACCAGAACTAGAAAGAACTTTGTGCCGCCTTTTACCTTCTCCTTCAAAGCTCGGATTATGCCATTAAATGTAGCAGCAACGTCAGTAAAGTTTGCTATACCACCGCCAATCACGAGGGCTCTTTTACGACCATCAGGGTCTGCAGTTGCACACTGAAAAAGGGTTCGGTTATTTTTCTTTCACTGTATTATTATACGAGTAATAAGAATAATGTCAGTCATCTCGAACTGCAAAGCTAATCATTCTTACATCAATTACGACTCTGGCATACTGCAGGACCTCTTCTTCATTAGGAGCCCCGCTATATTCAGCATAGTTTCCGAGCTCAGATGCATATCCAAGGTCTCCAACCTGGTAACACAAATTGGTAGGATTTAGGAACAAAGGCATTCAAGCATTCATTCTATAAGCAAAAAAAGGTTTTGAGAACAGAAACTCACAGTATCGGCATAGATGACACTGGCACCTCCACCAGCCACCATGGTCCAGATTCGTCCCTTTGGGTTCAAGACCGTGAACTTCAAAGATGCACTTGTCTGCAGTTAAATGAAACAAAATAACTTCGTAAAGAAGGCACACGCTAGCGATGCATAAAAAATTTGAGCTTTAAAGtaaaatggaatattattatctatcaattttttttgggtataacCCATGATTTCCACCATCaaacacagtgactaatcccctcGCTGAATTGTAGGCACTTCTAAGGATAGGTCAGTTGGCCTGGGGGATTTAAGTCTACTCCATACCCAATGGTGGAAGCCACATGCAATTcgagaatataaaatattttgcagAAATATGACTCGAGAAATACCTTCTCATCCAGCCCATGGATAAAGCTTTCTGTAGCGCTCATGACCCTTCCAAATGGCAACGGGAATTCAACATCTCCCCACCTGTAGGTTATGAATCTTGTAAGAATATGTACACAGCATGAAGATGAACGGTATTTGCATCAACTAATAAGCAAagcatacaaaaaaaaaaaaaaaaaaaaaaaaaagaaagacatGAAATTACTtcttaaagttcttaaaagcaGCAGTGTCATCTAGTTCCCCCCTCATGTCCAGTGGATAAGGCTTTCCGTCAACCAATGTGAAGGGATTCATCTCAAGGAAACTGAAATCCAAAtctaaaaaagaatgaaaaaaaaaataaaaattagaggGCGATCATAACATCCAAAGAagctaaaaataattttggagaCATCTTTAGGTACCTAAAAATAGAGCATAAACAACTTTGATGAAGTCCTCAATCACAGTCTTGATCTGCACCGTGTATGAAGAATTCATGTCAAAATATGAATTTTAACCGTATCTAATCAATATTGCAGATGGCGATTGAAGAAAAGGATTATAAAGACCATAAAACTATTTATGGAAAGTGCTATAAGCGCCAAATTTTTATCAGCAAAGGACTTTACAAAGCATAGTAGAATTTCCAACTTGTggttctttaatttatattaccTCAAGCGGAAGTGTTGCAACAAGTGGAGCACACAGATCTGAGGTTAAAGACACCCCCGTTGGAACAAAAATGGTCTTAACCTGGATAAAGAAAATCGCGGTGTGAAATGACACAAAACAGATGCTAGAGCTGTGAAATTATCAATACAAGTATGGCTTAGGTACCTTGTCCCAGTTCTCTTCGATATCAATTCCTCCACATTCCGAAAAGCTTATGCTACATCCAAGCCTCTCAGAGACGATGTTAAGGTAAAACTCCTCGTTGTGTGGGACAAAGGGCTCAACAATGAAAGTTGTGATGGGACCTTTGCATCCACCCATCTCAACCTGTTAGTGTTAAGATTCAAATGTAAGGTGCGAATGATATATGAGCATATCAAAGGATCGAATCAACAACATAAAGTTCATGAAATTTCAGGATTACCTCCTTGCCAAGCCTTTCCTTAACAAACACGGCGACTTCAGCCAGATCTAGCTTCAAGGCAACCAGACCGCTTTTCCCACGCTTGCCGAAGAGCATATCAGGCTTGACAACCAATTTTGTTGAGGAGAGCCAAGGCTCTTTGTCAACCAGCTCATTGAGATCAGTCGATTCTGTAACCTAAACCACAGAAACGAAATTTTCCATCACTTAATCAGAGTAAATGATTCCAATTTCCATCACTCCTGCTTACGATCTAACAAAAGTCACTCAAATTACAATGCTCGGCAAAGAACTTTTAGTTCAACTAAGAAAACGAAAAGGTTCTACCAATCTAGCATTCAATAATATCTAGGTATTGCCCGCACAGGCTTAGCTCACTGGTTCAATAGACAGTATTTGGGAAAAGAGACCGAGATTCGAAACTCAGACACAACAGTGTGGGGATTATGCCCTATGTGGACAGATCCCTTGTACATACGGGCATTTAGCCCTCTCTGATGAGCCACTGAGTTACCCTAATTTATATACTCGCAAATGCTCAATCGAGCCTTGGGATTGGGGATTCATCCTTTTGGGGGGAAGAAGATAATATCTAGGTATTAGGTCTTTAACAGTCATATTTATTAGCTGATAACTTTAATTCAGTTGACATGTCTGTACTTTCTCACAGGCCCTCTGCTATATAGACAACTTTTAATTCATTTATCCAGTTCCCTCAATTCTCATACTTGTTTCTCACCATAAACCTAGCCCCAGTTTGCTTACTTACCCAGTTCCCCTCAATTCTCATTCTTCACCTAACAAGTTTCTTCTCAAAGTCATTCAATAGAAACAGATCTCTCcaaggaaaaacaaaacaagttCATGAGATTGCCCAGGAAAAAATGCTACTTACTTGAGCAGATTTGATGGCCAAATCATACCCACCGAGCCTCTTGAAATG encodes:
- the LOC116027765 gene encoding ATP-citrate synthase alpha chain protein 1, whose product is MARKKIREYDSKRLLKEHFKRLGGYDLAIKSAQVTESTDLNELVDKEPWLSSTKLVVKPDMLFGKRGKSGLVALKLDLAEVAVFVKERLGKEVEMGGCKGPITTFIVEPFVPHNEEFYLNIVSERLGCSISFSECGGIDIEENWDKVKTIFVPTGVSLTSDLCAPLVATLPLEIKTVIEDFIKVVYALFLDLDFSFLEMNPFTLVDGKPYPLDMRGELDDTAAFKNFKKWGDVEFPLPFGRVMSATESFIHGLDEKTSASLKFTVLNPKGRIWTMVAGGGASVIYADTVGDLGYASELGNYAEYSGAPNEEEVLQYARVVIDCATADPDGRKRALVIGGGIANFTDVAATFNGIIRALKEKESKLKAARMSLFVRRGGPNYQRGLAKMRALAEEIGIPIEVYGPEATMTGICKQAIECITAAA